A genomic region of Anopheles coustani chromosome 3, idAnoCousDA_361_x.2, whole genome shotgun sequence contains the following coding sequences:
- the LOC131260734 gene encoding 26S proteasome regulatory subunit 7: protein MPDHLGDDMRKVKADNKEVEPEIEALDEVDIELLKTYGQGQYHKSIKQIDEDIQKAMKQVNELTGIKESDTGLAPPALWDLASDKQILQNEQPLQVARCTKIINADSDDPKYIINVKQFAKFVVDLADSVAPTDIEEGMRVGVDRNKYQIHIPLPPKIDPTVTMMQVEEKPDVTYSDVGGCKEQIEKLREVVETPLLHPEKFVNLGIEPPKGVLLFGPPGTGKTLCARAVANRTDACFIRVIGSELVQKYVGEGARMVRELFEMARSKKACLIFFDEIDAIGGARFDDGAGGDNEVQRTMLELINQLDGFDPRGNIKVLMATNRPDTLDPALMRPGRLDRKVEFGLPDLEGRTHIFKIHARSMSVERDIRFELLARLCPNSTGAEIRSVCTEAGMFAIRARRKVATEKDFLEAVNKVIKSYAKFSATPRYMTYN, encoded by the exons ATGCCGGACCATCTGGGAGACGATATGCGAAAGGTGAAAGCCGATAACAAGGAAGTGGAACCCGAAATAGAAG CTCTCGATGAGGTCGACATCGAGCTCCTGAAAACCTAT GGGCAAGGACAATACCATAAGTCGATCAAGCAGATCGACGAAGACATCCAGAAGGCGATGAAGCAGGTTAATGAACTGACGGGTATCAAGGAAAGTGATACCGGATTGGCACCTCCGGCGCTGTGGGATTTGGCCTCCGACAAACAAATCTTACAGAACGAACAACCTCTACAG GTCGCTCGTTGCACAAAGATCATCAACGCTGACTCGGATGATCCAAAATACATCATCAACGTAAAACAATTTGCAAAGTTTGTCGTTGATCTGGCGGATTCCGTTGCTCCGACTGATATTGAGGAAGGAATGCGTGTGGG CGTCGATCGTAACAAGTATCAGATTCATATACCACTGCCACCGAAAATCGACCCTACAGTGACGATGATGCAGGTGGAGGAGAAGCCGGATGTCACGTACAGCGATGTCGGTGGTTGCAAGGAGCAGATCGAGAAGCTACGTGAGGTCGTAGAAACGCCACTTCTACATCCGGAAAAATTCGTCAACCTGGGTATCGAACCACCGAAAGGTGTACTACTGTTTGGTCCGCCCGGAACCGGTAAGACGCTGTGCGCCCGAGCGGTGGCCAATCGTACCGATGCGTGCTTTATTCGCGTCATCGGATCCGAACTGGTGCAGAAGTACGTCGGTGAGGGTGCCCGTATGGTGCGCGAACTGTTCGAGATGGCCCGCTCGAAGAAGGCCTGCTTGATTTTCTTCGACGAAATCGATGCCATCGGTGGTGCCCGTTTCGACGATGGTGCAGGAGGTGACAACGAAGTGCAGCGTACGATGCTGGAGCTTATCAATCAGCTTGATGGATTTGATCCGCGTGGAAACATCAAGGTGCTGATGGCCACCAACCGTCCCGACACGCTCGATCCGGCACTGATGCGTCCGGGTCGATTGGATCGTAAGGTGGAGTTTGGTCTGCCGGATCTGGAGGGAAGGACGCACATCTTCAAAATTCATGCCCGCTCGATGTCGGTTGAGCGAGACATTCGATTTGAGCTGCTGGCCCGTCTGTGCCCGAACTCGACGGGTGCGGAAATTCGATCCGTTTGCACTGAGGCGGGAATGTTCGCCATCCGTGCCCGCCGCAAGGTGGCAACCGAGAAAGACTTCCTGGAAGCGGTCAACAAAGTGATCAAGAGCTACGCCAAGTTTAGCGCCACTCCTAGATATATGACGTACAATTAA
- the LOC131264163 gene encoding large ribosomal subunit protein uL5 translates to MATKDAKAVKPASGKDKSKNVMRDLRIRKLCLNICVGESGDRLTRAAKVLEQLTNQTPVYSKARYTVRSFGIRRNEKIAVHCTVRGAKAEEILERGLKVREYELRRDNFSQTGNFGFGIQEHIDLGIKYDPSIGIYGLDFYVVLGRPGYNVAQRRRKTGKIGFIHRLTKEDAMKWFQQKYDGIILTSKAK, encoded by the exons ATG GCAACAAAGGATGCTAAGGCCGTCAAACCCGCATCGGGTAAGGACAAGTCGAAAAACGTTATGCGCGACTTGCGGATCCGCAAGCTCTGCCTGAATATTTGCGTCGGTGAATCCGGTGATAGGCTGACACGTGCCGCTAAGGTGCTGGAACAGCTGACGAACCAGACGCCCGTCTACTCGAAGGCCCGCTACACCGTGCGTTCGTTCGGTATCCGTCGTAACGAAAAGATCGCCGTCCACTGTACGGTGCGTGGCGCTAAGGCAGAGGAAATCCTCGAGCGTGGACTGAAGGTGCGCGAGTACGAGCTGCGTCGTGACAACTTCTCCCAGACCGGCAACTTCGGTTTCGGTATCCAGGAACACATCGATCTGGGTATCAAGTACGATCCATCGATCGGTATCTATGGATTGGATTTCTACGTTGTGCTCGGCCGCCCAG GATACAACGTTGCTCAGCGACGACGCAAGACCGGCAAGATCGGTTTCATCCACCGCCTCACGAAGGAGGACGCCATGAAGTGGTTCCAACAGAAATACGACGGTATCATCCTGACCAGCAAGGCGAAGTAA